The Halopseudomonas sabulinigri genome window below encodes:
- a CDS encoding cytochrome b/b6 domain-containing protein, translated as MQVVVWDLPLRLFHWLLALCVIGALVTVSLGGNWMVWHERFGLAVVGLLTFRLVWGLVGGTYARFGGFFPTPKRVLDYIRGHWQGLGHNPLGALSVFLMLGLLSFQALTGLFSNDDVAFYGPLTRLVSSETSALVSGWHRSTEEFIYAVIGLHLAAIAFYRLRGKKLVGPMLHGRKTVHQMKDPENEAAGGLALSVALIIAIGMVWLAYGGWIPAPPPAPAVPAW; from the coding sequence ATGCAAGTTGTCGTCTGGGATCTGCCTCTTCGTCTGTTTCACTGGCTGTTGGCGCTGTGCGTCATCGGTGCTCTGGTAACGGTCAGCCTGGGTGGTAACTGGATGGTCTGGCATGAGCGGTTCGGCTTGGCGGTAGTGGGGCTGCTGACCTTCCGCCTGGTCTGGGGCCTGGTGGGCGGTACTTACGCGCGTTTTGGCGGTTTCTTCCCTACTCCGAAACGGGTTCTGGACTATATTCGCGGCCATTGGCAGGGGCTGGGACACAATCCGCTGGGTGCGCTCTCGGTCTTTCTGATGCTGGGCTTGCTCAGCTTTCAGGCGCTGACCGGCCTGTTCTCCAACGACGACGTCGCTTTTTACGGCCCCCTGACCCGCCTGGTATCGAGTGAAACCAGCGCCCTGGTCAGCGGCTGGCACCGTTCCACTGAAGAGTTCATCTATGCCGTGATCGGCCTGCACCTGGCGGCGATTGCCTTCTACCGGCTGCGCGGAAAAAAGCTGGTGGGCCCCATGCTGCATGGCCGCAAGACGGTACACCAGATGAAGGACCCGGAGAACGAGGCGGCTGGCGGTTTGGCACTGAGTGTTGCGCTGATTATCGCCATTGGCATGGTCTGGCTGGCCTACGGCGGCTGGATTCCGGCGCCACCGCCGGCACCCGCGGTACCCGCCTGGTAG
- a CDS encoding PAS domain-containing protein: MAKAPHIKAGPLVYLIGGIALGLFFLFLASSAWQQREQQWQEQLASQAEITRRSIEQSQVALRNQALMTARSLAEDPDTRRLIRRIKALSQAGPQNQGEILRLRAQLRRDFSGVWSILQRAGAQVLEVHLASPAQPLVRMQQVPDPVLGLPANNRPLLLRAQTTAQEQSGLELDQQGLRQAAVVPVRALDDAASPVVASIAVGFYVLPKPFADSLEGDAEIALLVPPSAVVDQSLLPATANGRWLLGRYSNPDINRWLDAAELPTRVTAPSHQQVRVGEHAYLVTWLPLIPADSTASEYQGAGRIAAWHDISAAAATHRSEQARLLVNWLLACLATALLLSFLMLASRAAQRRQSARHQQAILAESQQRERSRQLLSIIAKAQSAYIQRDQIERGFGQLLEQILELTDSRFGLVAQVVHDADSATRLHPYALTLQDSPSAAAPPPADPAGAARVLADNLPLFEPLLQRGEVVMLPALDNTSGLSALLAMPIHNDQQLVGVLALGNRSAGYDRDMLAFLGPLLATLGQLIQALRHNAEKHQIQQRLERQRHALRALNEVAAASGINLQERLARTLQLGCEHLQLSLGLVSRIEGAVYTVEASYAAEAPPTPGTRFDFDQTYCSLTYQANDVVAIDSMGSSRFSGHPCYQHFALEAYIGIPLLVAGERWGTLNFSSSARRNPPFDEVDLEFMRLSARWISSLLEQAEIEQQREDLLQRFNKLTRHLPGMVYQYQLSADGQAWFPYSSTGINEIYGITPEQAANSGDLALERVHPDDLDSVIESITASALRLKTWRAEYRVRHPLKGELWVAGFASPELLENGSIVWHGFIADITARKRIQLALASEQQRLARVIDATGVATWEWDLASDAVLINERWAQMIGYQPEELQPVTAQTWIQRIHPEDHAHFDQQLAAHLGGETPFYSCRCRVQHRDGHWLWVQDRGQVVERDAEGRAVRMSGTHADISNEMQRQEEIRQARSFLDALIDAASEVAIMAADMDGNITLFNTGAEKLLGYSADEVIGKLSPAVFHLPSEIQRHSEVLSAEAGHPVEGSEVFFYRARQGGSETLPCTYVRKDGTHRLVNLTLTRIADRDGGLVGFLGMATDITDLIQTTRALQKSESRYRGMVSNLPGAVYRCQADQQWTMVYLSQEIERITGYPASDFINNQRRSYASVIHPDDFDSTLLASAGVSADDASFELTYRLLHAQGHIVQVREKGRAEYDAQGQLKWFDGFIWDVTEQVRVEQLKSQFVSTVSHELRTPLTAISGAIKLINGGALGEVPAAMQKLLGIAEQNTQSLNTLINDLLDMERLAAGKIQFDLQVQPLRPLLHKALELNSSYADQYQVSQRCTTLDDAWVRVDALRLGQVLSNLLSNAAKFSHSGGDIQLSSKVEGGQVCISVTDQGAGIPPAFHAQIFQKFSQVDSSSTRQRGGSGLGLAISKELVQQMGGSIGFESEPGVGSRFWCCLPLQSPPNDDAPDRRSDNPEVTP, encoded by the coding sequence ATGGCCAAGGCACCACATATAAAAGCTGGCCCGCTGGTTTATCTGATCGGCGGGATCGCGCTCGGTCTGTTTTTTCTATTCCTGGCCAGTAGCGCCTGGCAACAACGCGAGCAGCAGTGGCAGGAGCAACTGGCCAGTCAGGCCGAGATTACCCGACGCAGCATTGAACAGAGCCAGGTCGCGCTGCGCAACCAGGCGCTGATGACCGCCCGCAGCCTGGCCGAAGATCCTGACACCCGCCGGCTGATCCGACGCATCAAGGCACTGAGCCAGGCCGGGCCGCAAAACCAGGGCGAGATTCTGCGCCTGCGCGCGCAACTGCGCCGCGATTTCAGCGGAGTCTGGTCGATCCTGCAGCGCGCAGGCGCGCAGGTGCTGGAGGTCCACCTGGCCAGTCCGGCGCAACCCCTGGTGCGCATGCAGCAAGTGCCCGACCCCGTGCTCGGCCTGCCCGCCAACAATCGTCCGCTGCTGCTGCGCGCGCAGACCACGGCACAGGAGCAGAGCGGCCTGGAGCTGGACCAACAGGGCCTGCGTCAGGCCGCGGTGGTACCTGTCCGCGCGCTGGACGATGCCGCCAGCCCCGTGGTCGCCAGCATCGCTGTCGGGTTCTACGTGCTCCCCAAACCTTTCGCCGACAGCCTGGAGGGTGATGCCGAGATTGCCCTGCTGGTGCCACCCTCGGCGGTGGTGGATCAGAGCCTGCTGCCGGCTACCGCCAACGGGCGCTGGCTGCTCGGCCGCTACTCCAACCCCGACATCAACCGCTGGCTGGATGCCGCCGAGCTGCCCACCAGGGTCACCGCGCCCAGCCACCAGCAGGTGCGGGTGGGCGAACACGCCTACCTGGTCACCTGGCTGCCGCTGATACCCGCAGACAGTACCGCCAGTGAGTACCAGGGCGCCGGACGGATTGCGGCCTGGCACGACATTTCCGCCGCCGCCGCTACGCACCGCAGCGAGCAGGCGCGACTGCTGGTCAACTGGCTGCTGGCCTGCCTGGCCACCGCGCTGTTGCTCAGCTTCCTGATGCTGGCCTCACGGGCAGCGCAACGGCGCCAAAGCGCCCGTCATCAGCAGGCGATTCTGGCCGAAAGCCAGCAACGCGAGCGCAGCCGCCAATTACTCTCGATCATCGCCAAGGCGCAATCGGCTTACATTCAGCGTGATCAGATCGAACGGGGCTTCGGCCAGTTGCTGGAGCAGATCCTCGAGCTGACCGACAGCCGTTTCGGCCTGGTAGCGCAGGTCGTACACGACGCCGACTCAGCCACGCGGCTGCACCCCTACGCGCTGACGCTGCAGGACTCGCCGAGCGCCGCGGCGCCGCCCCCGGCCGATCCGGCCGGCGCCGCACGCGTGCTGGCCGACAACCTGCCGCTGTTTGAGCCATTACTACAACGCGGTGAGGTCGTCATGCTGCCGGCGCTGGACAATACCAGCGGCCTGAGCGCGCTGCTGGCCATGCCGATTCACAACGATCAGCAGTTGGTCGGGGTACTCGCGCTGGGCAACCGCAGCGCCGGCTATGACCGCGACATGCTGGCGTTTCTCGGCCCACTGCTGGCCACACTTGGGCAACTGATCCAGGCGCTGCGGCACAACGCCGAGAAACATCAGATTCAGCAACGCCTTGAACGCCAGCGCCATGCCCTGCGGGCGCTCAACGAAGTGGCCGCCGCCAGCGGCATCAACCTGCAGGAACGCCTTGCCCGTACCCTGCAGCTAGGCTGCGAGCACCTGCAGCTCAGCCTTGGCCTGGTCAGCAGAATCGAAGGCGCGGTGTACACCGTCGAAGCCAGCTACGCGGCCGAGGCGCCACCCACGCCCGGCACCCGGTTCGACTTTGACCAGACCTACTGCAGCCTGACCTACCAGGCCAACGACGTGGTCGCCATCGACTCCATGGGCAGCTCACGCTTCAGCGGCCATCCGTGCTATCAGCACTTTGCCCTGGAGGCCTACATCGGCATTCCGCTGCTGGTTGCTGGTGAGCGCTGGGGCACGCTGAATTTTTCCAGCAGTGCGCGGCGCAACCCACCCTTCGATGAGGTGGACCTGGAGTTCATGCGGCTTAGCGCACGCTGGATCAGCAGCCTGCTGGAGCAGGCAGAGATCGAGCAGCAGCGTGAAGACTTGCTGCAACGCTTCAACAAGCTCACCCGTCACCTGCCCGGTATGGTGTACCAGTATCAGCTGTCGGCAGACGGCCAGGCCTGGTTCCCCTACAGCAGTACCGGGATCAACGAAATTTACGGAATTACCCCGGAACAGGCAGCCAATTCCGGCGATCTGGCGCTGGAGCGGGTACATCCGGATGACCTCGACTCGGTCATCGAGAGCATCACCGCCTCCGCCTTGCGGCTGAAAACCTGGCGCGCTGAGTACCGTGTGCGCCATCCGCTCAAGGGTGAGCTGTGGGTAGCCGGTTTTGCCAGCCCGGAGTTACTGGAGAATGGCAGCATCGTATGGCATGGCTTTATTGCCGACATCACCGCGCGCAAGCGCATTCAACTGGCGCTCGCCAGCGAGCAACAGCGCCTGGCGCGGGTCATCGACGCCACCGGCGTCGCCACTTGGGAGTGGGACCTGGCCAGCGATGCCGTGCTGATCAACGAGCGGTGGGCGCAGATGATCGGCTATCAACCCGAGGAGCTGCAGCCGGTGACGGCGCAGACCTGGATCCAACGTATTCACCCCGAGGATCATGCGCACTTCGATCAGCAGCTGGCCGCCCACCTGGGCGGAGAAACGCCGTTCTACAGTTGCCGCTGCCGCGTGCAGCACCGCGACGGCCATTGGCTGTGGGTGCAGGATCGTGGCCAGGTGGTGGAGCGTGATGCCGAGGGCCGGGCAGTGCGCATGAGCGGCACGCACGCCGACATCAGCAACGAAATGCAGCGCCAGGAAGAGATTCGTCAAGCGCGCTCCTTCCTCGACGCGCTGATTGATGCCGCCAGCGAGGTAGCCATCATGGCTGCCGACATGGACGGCAATATCACCCTTTTCAATACCGGCGCAGAAAAGCTACTTGGTTATAGTGCCGACGAAGTGATCGGCAAGCTCTCCCCGGCGGTCTTCCATTTGCCCAGCGAAATACAGCGACATAGCGAGGTATTAAGTGCTGAGGCCGGGCATCCGGTCGAAGGCAGCGAGGTATTTTTCTATCGCGCGCGGCAGGGCGGCTCGGAAACCCTGCCCTGTACCTACGTGCGCAAGGATGGCACGCATCGCCTGGTCAACCTGACCTTGACGCGAATAGCCGACCGCGACGGCGGCCTGGTCGGCTTTCTCGGCATGGCCACCGACATCACCGATCTGATCCAGACCACCCGCGCCCTGCAGAAGAGCGAGTCACGCTACCGCGGCATGGTCAGCAACCTGCCGGGCGCGGTATACCGCTGCCAGGCAGACCAGCAATGGACGATGGTCTACCTGAGCCAGGAAATCGAACGGATTACCGGTTACCCGGCCAGTGACTTCATCAACAACCAGCGGCGCAGCTATGCCAGCGTGATCCACCCAGATGACTTTGACAGCACCTTGCTGGCCAGCGCCGGCGTCAGCGCCGACGACGCCAGCTTCGAACTCACCTACCGCCTGCTGCATGCCCAGGGCCACATTGTGCAGGTGCGCGAAAAGGGTCGCGCCGAATACGACGCCCAGGGCCAGCTGAAGTGGTTCGACGGCTTCATCTGGGATGTCACCGAGCAGGTACGCGTCGAGCAGCTGAAATCGCAGTTTGTCTCGACCGTCAGCCACGAACTGCGCACCCCGCTTACCGCCATTTCCGGTGCCATCAAGCTGATCAATGGCGGTGCACTCGGCGAGGTGCCCGCGGCCATGCAGAAACTACTGGGGATTGCCGAGCAGAACACCCAGTCCCTGAATACCCTGATCAACGATCTGCTCGACATGGAGCGCTTGGCCGCTGGCAAGATTCAATTCGACCTGCAGGTGCAACCCTTGCGGCCGCTGCTGCACAAGGCGCTGGAGCTGAACAGCAGCTACGCTGATCAGTATCAGGTGAGCCAACGCTGCACCACGCTGGACGATGCCTGGGTCAGAGTCGACGCCTTGCGTCTGGGGCAGGTATTGAGCAACCTTCTCTCCAACGCCGCCAAGTTTTCACACAGCGGTGGTGACATCCAGTTGAGCAGCAAAGTAGAGGGCGGCCAGGTGTGCATCAGCGTAACGGATCAGGGCGCGGGTATACCGCCGGCCTTTCACGCGCAGATATTCCAGAAGTTCTCCCAGGTCGACAGCTCCAGCACCCGTCAGCGTGGTGGCTCAGGCCTCGGCCTGGCGATCAGCAAGGAATTGGTGCAACAGATGGGCGGCAGCATCGGTTTTGAGTCCGAGCCGGGAGTCGGCTCGCGCTTCTGGTGTTGTCTGCCGCTGCAATCCCCTCCCAACGACGACGCCCCAGACCGGCGCTCGGACAATCCCGAGGTAACCCCATGA
- a CDS encoding ArsR/SmtB family transcription factor, whose translation MHNQADIQRLRSSADQAHQLLKALANRDRLLLLCQLVDGERNVGELEALLGIVQPTLSQQLAVLRREGLVDTRREGKQVYYSVASREALAILHTLYGLYCAEETPDEH comes from the coding sequence ATGCATAACCAAGCCGATATCCAGCGCCTGCGCAGTTCTGCAGACCAGGCCCATCAATTGCTCAAAGCGCTGGCCAATCGAGACCGCTTGCTGCTGCTCTGCCAACTGGTGGATGGCGAACGCAATGTCGGCGAGCTGGAGGCGCTGCTGGGGATTGTCCAGCCGACTCTGTCCCAGCAGCTGGCGGTGTTGCGCCGCGAAGGGCTGGTCGATACCCGCCGCGAAGGCAAACAGGTCTACTACAGTGTGGCAAGCCGCGAGGCATTAGCCATTCTTCACACGCTCTATGGTCTCTATTGCGCCGAGGAGACGCCAGATGAACATTGA
- a CDS encoding c-type cytochrome, translated as MKTVIAGALSALLLSAAVTAQAQVSPEDQIELRKAGFSYMAWNMGKLKAQVIEGSVEYNQEQVEAAANTIAAIANSGIGALFGPGTEKDVGHQRTRVDPALFDNMPDVAKLAGNMGTAANTLAAEAKTGDKDAIRVAFGEVGKTCKACHEKYRLD; from the coding sequence ATGAAAACCGTGATTGCCGGCGCCCTGAGCGCCCTTTTGCTGAGCGCTGCCGTAACCGCTCAGGCACAGGTCTCGCCAGAGGACCAGATTGAACTTCGCAAGGCCGGCTTCAGCTACATGGCCTGGAACATGGGCAAACTCAAGGCGCAGGTGATTGAAGGTAGCGTTGAGTACAATCAGGAGCAGGTCGAGGCCGCCGCCAACACCATCGCCGCGATTGCCAATTCCGGCATCGGAGCGCTCTTCGGCCCCGGCACCGAGAAGGACGTGGGCCACCAGCGTACCCGCGTTGACCCTGCCCTGTTCGACAACATGCCAGACGTGGCCAAGCTGGCCGGCAACATGGGCACCGCCGCGAATACCCTGGCTGCCGAGGCAAAAACCGGAGACAAGGACGCCATTCGCGTCGCCTTTGGTGAAGTGGGTAAAACCTGCAAGGCCTGCCATGAGAAGTATCGCCTGGACTGA
- a CDS encoding SulP family inorganic anion transporter, whose translation MSDNPRLQPPGGTEMLAWVRHYRRAWLSGDLTAGLVLSIMVIPQSMAYAMLAGMPVQVGLYASLLPLLGYALFGSSMSMSVGPVAVTGLMTATLLAPLASIGSPDYLQLAVWLALLSGGMLFVLGLLRLGFLANFLSHPVISGFISGAAILILFSQLPSLLGRESLPHGLRELVREWHLVNTLVLGMGLAALAWLLYARSWMAGHLRGLGLPGALATLLARLAPIVVVVVAVWATWYFDLAAHGVPVVGHLPAGLPALVWSTPGLGDLRQLLLPAALISLVTFVESVSIAQSLARRKRQSINPDRELLGLGAANLGSAVTGGFAVAGGFSRSSVNIEAGANTPVAGVIAALIIGLILLTVAPLFAYLPLVMLAAVIMVAVTPLIDVRSLIRAWRYDRAEGLTLLSTLLGVLILGVEGGIILGVCWSIVAQLWRGSRPHVAVIGRVPDTHYFRNTKRHLVETVPQLLALRIDENIFFANTKAVEQAIYQALADYPDTREVLLILSAVNHIDSTGLDMLSELTEGLNERGIHLHLAEVKGPLMDHLEHTDWITRQVDQLFPSTHIAFNTLAELKRPD comes from the coding sequence ATGAGCGATAACCCTCGGCTACAACCCCCCGGCGGTACCGAAATGCTCGCCTGGGTGCGGCATTATCGCCGCGCCTGGCTGAGCGGTGATCTGACCGCCGGTCTGGTGCTGAGCATCATGGTCATCCCGCAGAGCATGGCGTACGCGATGCTCGCCGGCATGCCGGTGCAGGTGGGGCTGTATGCCAGCCTATTGCCGCTGCTGGGCTATGCGCTGTTTGGTAGCAGCATGAGCATGTCGGTCGGCCCGGTAGCGGTCACCGGGCTGATGACCGCTACCCTGCTGGCGCCGCTGGCGAGCATTGGTAGCCCGGATTATCTGCAATTGGCGGTCTGGCTGGCCCTGCTCTCGGGCGGCATGCTGTTTGTATTGGGTCTGTTGCGGCTCGGTTTTCTGGCCAACTTTCTCAGCCACCCGGTGATCAGCGGTTTCATCAGTGGTGCGGCCATTCTCATTCTGTTCAGCCAACTGCCCAGCCTGCTGGGCCGCGAGAGCCTGCCGCACGGGCTGCGGGAGCTGGTGCGCGAATGGCATCTGGTCAACACTCTGGTGCTGGGCATGGGCCTGGCGGCGCTGGCCTGGCTGCTTTACGCGCGCAGCTGGATGGCCGGGCACCTGCGCGGCCTGGGCCTGCCGGGGGCGCTGGCCACCCTGTTGGCACGGCTGGCGCCTATCGTGGTGGTGGTGGTAGCCGTCTGGGCGACCTGGTACTTCGATCTGGCTGCCCATGGGGTGCCGGTGGTCGGCCATCTGCCGGCCGGGCTGCCCGCCTTGGTATGGAGCACGCCGGGGCTGGGCGATTTGCGCCAGCTGCTGCTGCCGGCCGCGCTGATCAGCCTGGTGACCTTTGTCGAGAGCGTCTCCATCGCGCAGTCACTGGCTCGCCGCAAGCGCCAGAGCATCAATCCCGACCGCGAGCTGCTGGGTCTGGGCGCTGCCAACCTGGGCTCGGCGGTCACCGGTGGCTTTGCGGTGGCGGGCGGCTTCTCGCGCTCCAGCGTGAACATCGAGGCTGGCGCCAATACGCCGGTGGCGGGCGTGATTGCCGCGCTGATCATCGGCCTGATTCTGCTCACGGTAGCGCCGCTGTTTGCCTACCTGCCGCTGGTCATGCTGGCCGCGGTGATCATGGTCGCGGTCACACCGCTGATTGATGTACGCAGCCTGATCCGCGCCTGGCGCTATGACCGTGCCGAGGGCCTCACGCTGCTCAGCACCCTGCTTGGCGTGCTGATTCTAGGCGTGGAAGGCGGCATCATCCTTGGCGTGTGCTGGTCGATTGTCGCCCAGCTGTGGCGTGGCAGCCGGCCCCACGTCGCGGTTATCGGCCGGGTGCCGGATACCCATTACTTCCGCAACACCAAGCGCCACCTGGTTGAAACCGTGCCGCAGCTGCTGGCGCTGCGCATCGACGAGAACATCTTCTTTGCCAACACCAAGGCCGTGGAGCAGGCGATCTACCAGGCGCTGGCTGACTACCCCGATACCCGTGAAGTGTTACTGATCCTGTCGGCGGTCAATCATATCGACAGCACCGGGCTGGACATGCTCAGCGAGCTGACCGAAGGCCTCAACGAACGTGGCATTCACCTGCATCTGGCAGAGGTAAAGGGCCCGCTGATGGATCACCTGGAACACACCGACTGGATCACGCGGCAGGTGGATCAACTGTTTCCCAGCACGCACATTGCCTTCAACACCCTGGCCGAGCTGAAACGCCCTGATTAG
- a CDS encoding DUF6691 family protein — protein sequence MRAVIALASGLIFGLGLLLSGMANPAKVIGFLDLAGAWDPSLALVMLGAIGVAFIPLQWVQRRGTTLRGEAAQLPTGRQIDRRLVIGSLLFGAGWGVAGFCPGPALVAAGALVPQALLFVLAMLAGMGLFAWSDRRATA from the coding sequence ATGCGGGCAGTGATTGCATTGGCAAGTGGGCTGATCTTTGGCTTGGGTCTGCTGCTCTCGGGCATGGCCAACCCGGCCAAGGTGATTGGCTTTCTTGATCTGGCCGGCGCCTGGGACCCCTCACTGGCGCTGGTGATGCTGGGGGCCATTGGCGTGGCCTTTATCCCGTTGCAGTGGGTGCAGCGCCGCGGCACCACCCTGCGCGGCGAGGCTGCGCAGTTGCCCACTGGCCGACAGATCGACCGCCGCTTGGTGATCGGCAGTCTGCTGTTTGGCGCCGGGTGGGGCGTGGCGGGCTTTTGCCCCGGCCCGGCGCTGGTAGCGGCGGGCGCCCTGGTACCGCAGGCGCTGCTGTTTGTCCTCGCCATGCTCGCCGGCATGGGCCTGTTCGCCTGGTCTGACCGTAGAGCGACAGCATGA
- a CDS encoding SDR family NAD(P)-dependent oxidoreductase has protein sequence MSSQRFDLTGKTALITGASSGLGAHFARLLASAGARVVVAARRAERLSALVEELKSQGHSALAVTMDVTDSDSVEAGFSAAEQAFGVCDILVNNAGIGDPVPFLEMSEGNWRSMLDTNLDGAWRVAHRACVAMAKGGQGGSVINIASILGLRVGTALSHYAVAKAGVVQLTKAMALELARENIRVNAIAPGYFRTEMNTDYFDTEHGQNYIRSKVPMRRLGQLEELDGPLLLLASEAGAFMTGTVLNVDGGHLSNSL, from the coding sequence ATGAGCAGCCAACGCTTCGATTTGACCGGTAAAACCGCCCTGATTACCGGCGCCTCCAGCGGCCTGGGCGCGCACTTTGCGCGACTGCTGGCCAGCGCGGGTGCTCGCGTGGTGGTGGCCGCGCGCCGGGCCGAACGGCTGTCTGCGCTGGTCGAGGAACTCAAGAGCCAGGGGCATAGCGCGCTGGCGGTGACCATGGATGTAACCGACAGCGATAGCGTTGAAGCCGGCTTCAGCGCCGCCGAGCAAGCCTTCGGCGTGTGCGACATCCTGGTCAACAATGCCGGCATCGGCGATCCGGTGCCGTTTCTGGAGATGAGCGAGGGCAACTGGCGCAGCATGCTGGACACCAACCTTGATGGCGCCTGGCGCGTCGCGCACCGTGCCTGCGTGGCCATGGCCAAGGGCGGGCAGGGCGGCAGCGTGATCAACATTGCCTCCATTCTTGGCCTGCGCGTGGGTACCGCGTTGAGCCATTACGCGGTGGCCAAGGCCGGCGTGGTGCAACTGACCAAGGCTATGGCGCTGGAGCTGGCGCGCGAGAACATCCGCGTCAATGCGATTGCGCCCGGCTATTTCCGCACCGAAATGAACACCGATTATTTCGACACCGAACACGGCCAGAACTACATCCGCAGCAAGGTTCCGATGCGCCGCCTGGGCCAGCTGGAAGAGCTCGACGGGCCGCTGTTGCTGCTGGCCAGCGAGGCCGGCGCCTTCATGACCGGCACGGTACTGAACGTCGACGGCGGCCACCTGAGCAACAGCCTGTAG
- a CDS encoding YeeE/YedE family protein, with translation MNIDWAAFTPYSALLGGALIGAAVALLMLFNGRIAGISGLLGRLLTWQAGNREALLFVLGLLLAPWLYQLVGAQTEVQVTAGPLALVVAGLLVGFGSRLGSGCTSGHGVCGLARLSPRSLVATLSFMGAGFACVFVLRHLLGG, from the coding sequence ATGAACATTGATTGGGCCGCGTTCACGCCCTACTCAGCCTTGCTGGGCGGCGCGCTGATTGGCGCCGCCGTTGCCTTGCTGATGCTGTTCAATGGCCGCATTGCGGGCATCAGTGGTTTGCTGGGTCGATTACTGACGTGGCAGGCGGGCAACCGTGAGGCTCTGTTGTTCGTGCTTGGGCTGCTGCTGGCGCCCTGGCTGTATCAGTTGGTTGGCGCGCAGACTGAAGTGCAGGTGACGGCCGGGCCGCTGGCGCTGGTGGTTGCCGGCTTGCTGGTCGGCTTTGGTTCGCGGTTGGGCTCGGGCTGTACCAGTGGTCACGGCGTATGCGGTCTGGCGCGGCTGTCGCCGCGCTCGCTGGTGGCTACTCTGAGCTTTATGGGCGCGGGGTTTGCCTGCGTGTTTGTACTTCGTCACCTGCTGGGAGGCTAA
- a CDS encoding OsmC family protein translates to MSEDRVEVTLQQQEGYRFAAHYRNGTPSLITDEPAPLGGNQGPSPSQLLVTALANCLSDSLIFALGKFRQPSDGIRTEAVGLMGRNAENRMRIVGVEVTLHLGHPAAAFERLERILDQFEQFCTVSQSVVSALPITLKVLDSDGTLLKG, encoded by the coding sequence ATGAGTGAAGATCGCGTAGAAGTCACCCTTCAGCAGCAGGAGGGTTATCGCTTTGCAGCCCACTACCGCAACGGCACGCCAAGCCTGATCACCGACGAACCGGCGCCGCTCGGCGGCAATCAGGGGCCTAGCCCATCCCAGCTGCTGGTCACCGCCCTGGCCAACTGTCTGAGCGACAGCCTGATTTTCGCGCTGGGCAAGTTTCGCCAGCCCAGCGACGGCATCCGCACCGAGGCGGTGGGGCTGATGGGGCGCAACGCGGAGAACCGCATGCGCATAGTCGGGGTTGAGGTGACCCTGCATCTGGGCCACCCCGCGGCCGCTTTTGAACGGCTGGAGCGCATCCTCGATCAGTTCGAACAGTTCTGCACGGTGTCGCAAAGCGTGGTCAGCGCGCTGCCCATCACCCTCAAGGTACTCGACAGTGACGGCACACTGCTGAAAGGGTAA